GGAAGACGCTGGGGCGGGACGCGGCCCTGGGGAAGGTTACTCTGCCGGTCATCCATGCCCTCCATCACACGTCCGAAAGCGTTGCTCGGAAGGTGAAGGACTTGCTCCTGACGGACCGCTCGGACGATTCGCTCGCCCTGCGATCGCTGCTGTCCGAATCAGGAAGCCTGAACCATGCGCTGGACGCGGCCCGCGGCTACGTGTCCCGAGCACGAACCTGCCTGAGTGACCTGCCGGACAGCGATGCGAAGGCGTCGCTCGCTGCCATGGCTGACTTCATCGTTGACCGGAGCTTCTGATCGGGAATGGGGGCGAACAGTCCGGAGCTTCCGGCGGCCGCTCCTGACCGAAGCTGCAGAAGCTCGGACACTTCGGAGCCGGACTGAGGTCATCCGGATTCCAACTTGGCTCGGCACGATGGACTCGGCGGGTTTCCCTTATTTCGAAAGAAGTCGGCTGAGGAATCCTCGCCGGTTCTCGGCAGATGTATCCGCCCTGGCGGCATCCCCCACCAGAGACCTGGCGATCTTGGCGATGGCGGTGCGAACGGAGCTGTTGCGTTCCGCAGTGGAGAAGGGTCGGCCGAAATCAAGAGAGCGGGCGACGTAGTGGTAGTCGTTGGGCACGACACCGAAGACGGGCTTCTTGATGGCCTCTTCAATGTCCTTCGTGGTGACGCGCCCGCCTGTGGCGTCCGAACGGTTTACGATGACCTCCAGACGGTCTTCAGGAATGCCCAGTCGCATAAGCGCGTCGTGGTAGCGGACGGCGTTTCTCAGGCTTGGGACAATCAACTGGCAGACAATGAGAATTTTGTCCGCCTGCCCGAGCGCGGCGTTCGTGCAGGCATCAAGCCGTCGCGGCACATCGACGACGGCGAATTCGTAGGTGCTCGTGAGCAGTTCGATGGCACGGTGAACGACGTCGGCGGTAATGCCTTCGGTCTGCTCAATTTTCTCGGGCCTCGGCAGCAGCACGACGTTGGTCCCAGGGAACTTGCTGACGACGCTTTCCAGAACGGTGCGATCGAAGTGAGCCCCCGAGTCGGCCAGATGGTAAAACGTGTACTTGGGGTCGCAATCGAACAGCAACGCCAGATCGCCGAACTGGAAATCCAGATCCACGAGGGCACAGGGCTTCGCGGTCAACTGGCCGATTTCGAGAGCCAAATTGCTGGCCAGTGACGTGACGCCAACGCCGCCGCTTGCGGCCGTGATACAGATGCACTGGCTGGTGGATCGCGTCAGCAGGCGTTTGCTTGCCACGCGGCTGACGGCTGTGGCAAGGTCGTTCGGATCAATCGGCCAGCAGACGAACTGATCGCATCCGGCACGAATCGGGGCGAGAATGGACTCCGGGTTCGTGTTGCGACCGATGGCGATCATCGCCAGCCCGGGGTATCGGGCGGAAACCTCGTCGATCAGGGCGATGACCTCCGCTGGATCAGGTCCAAGAAAGAAGAAGGCCAGATTCGGCGACGAGTTCGCAAGCAATTCGGCGAGCCCGGAGGCATCCGAAACTTCGCCGTTGACCCTGACAAAGTTCAGGGCATAGATGTGCTCGCGGAGGTCAGCGGCGGCCTCCTCGCTCGCATTAAAGATGATCGCTTGGATCGTGGAACTCATGCCCATTCCCGAGATCATCGACGCCCGCCGGTCCGCGCGGAGAGCCCTCCCGCCGGCAGAGCCGTGTCGTCGAGTTACCGGTATATCGGTGAATCCGCCGCGTGGGTTTGGGCTGAAAACCGTGAACCTGCAGCCGCGAACCGATGATCTCGTGGTGGGAGGGATTCCGACGCGTA
The window above is part of the Phycisphaerae bacterium genome. Proteins encoded here:
- a CDS encoding AAA family ATPase, coding for MSSTIQAIIFNASEEAAADLREHIYALNFVRVNGEVSDASGLAELLANSSPNLAFFFLGPDPAEVIALIDEVSARYPGLAMIAIGRNTNPESILAPIRAGCDQFVCWPIDPNDLATAVSRVASKRLLTRSTSQCICITAASGGVGVTSLASNLALEIGQLTAKPCALVDLDFQFGDLALLFDCDPKYTFYHLADSGAHFDRTVLESVVSKFPGTNVVLLPRPEKIEQTEGITADVVHRAIELLTSTYEFAVVDVPRRLDACTNAALGQADKILIVCQLIVPSLRNAVRYHDALMRLGIPEDRLEVIVNRSDATGGRVTTKDIEEAIKKPVFGVVPNDYHYVARSLDFGRPFSTAERNSSVRTAIAKIARSLVGDAARADTSAENRRGFLSRLLSK